A DNA window from Pseudoalteromonas spongiae UST010723-006 contains the following coding sequences:
- the dapA gene encoding 4-hydroxy-tetrahydrodipicolinate synthase, translated as MKSQFNLTQYPLWTALVTPFTETGEVDYDNLAQLVADQQDANNGILLLGSTGEGLALTITEQQQIVRFVCDLSPTVPLMVAVGGVNLPQQLEWLEFCNQQPIDALLLGSPLYAKPGIKGQIQWFDALLSATELPCMLYNVPGRSAVALAPELLSALSHHTNLWALKEASGDISKFEVFRSSNPNVAIYSGDDALMPYFAQAGAKGLVSVAANAWPKQTAEFVRRSLLGTPNLFTTWSDAVNSLFEVANPVPVKVLMHQQGKLNTPNLRPPLTHHELESPAAILAANQTILSWN; from the coding sequence ATGAAATCACAATTTAATTTGACGCAGTACCCGCTGTGGACTGCATTAGTCACCCCCTTCACTGAGACAGGTGAAGTTGACTATGACAATCTTGCGCAATTGGTAGCAGATCAACAAGATGCCAACAATGGCATTTTATTACTCGGCAGCACAGGTGAAGGTTTAGCATTAACCATCACAGAGCAGCAGCAAATCGTGCGTTTTGTCTGTGACTTATCGCCGACTGTACCCTTGATGGTTGCTGTAGGCGGGGTTAACTTACCGCAACAACTTGAATGGTTAGAGTTCTGTAACCAACAACCGATTGACGCACTATTACTAGGCTCACCACTTTACGCTAAACCCGGCATTAAAGGCCAAATTCAGTGGTTTGATGCATTACTTAGTGCCACAGAGCTTCCCTGCATGTTGTATAACGTGCCAGGACGAAGCGCCGTGGCACTTGCTCCTGAACTGTTATCCGCATTAAGTCATCACACTAACTTATGGGCTTTAAAAGAGGCCAGTGGTGACATTAGTAAATTTGAAGTATTTAGAAGCAGCAATCCTAATGTAGCTATTTACAGTGGCGATGATGCCTTAATGCCATATTTTGCCCAAGCTGGCGCAAAAGGTTTAGTATCGGTTGCTGCTAACGCATGGCCTAAACAAACCGCAGAGTTTGTTCGCAGATCGCTTTTAGGCACACCAAACCTGTTTACTACTTGGAGCGACGCGGTAAATAGCTTATTTGAAGTAGCTAACCCTGTGCCGGTAAAAGTGTTAATGCACCAACAAGGCAAGCTCAACACCCCAAATTTACGTCCACCGCTTACCCATCATGAGCTGGAATCACCTGCAGCAATTCTCGCTGCTAATCAAACAATTTTATCTTGGAATTAA
- a CDS encoding phospholipase A, which yields MRLLASSLILSLASSLAFANDDPSEKELAKQCILNELAAGDDSQTLAEVKKKCLKITDMDDMSAIDKRVIREKVTTNNPNVITPHNRNYILPVTYMDRPKNTPAESDPNLKGAPLDELEAKFQLSLKVPLYQVKSDIDQAFYFGFTMQSYWQLYNNDISSPFRETNYQPEVFWMNLLDDENRLWGDEMGIVLGFEHQSNGRNIPLSRSWNRIYANLFWEQDGFVFSFRPWYRIPEEERRNEDDPTGDDNPDIDDYMGHFEFATIYRYEEHEFTVMLRNNLKSDNKGAVQLDWSFPAWGRLRGYAQYYNGYGESLIDYNQHIERFGVGILLTDFL from the coding sequence ATGCGCCTTTTAGCTTCTAGCTTAATACTCTCACTGGCCAGCTCGCTTGCATTTGCAAACGACGACCCTTCTGAAAAAGAACTCGCCAAGCAATGTATTCTTAACGAACTTGCTGCAGGCGATGATTCGCAAACACTTGCTGAAGTTAAGAAAAAGTGTTTGAAAATAACAGATATGGATGACATGTCGGCAATTGATAAACGCGTTATCCGAGAAAAAGTTACCACCAACAATCCCAATGTAATTACGCCACATAATCGCAACTATATTCTACCTGTGACTTACATGGATCGCCCAAAGAACACGCCTGCAGAAAGCGATCCTAACTTAAAAGGTGCGCCTTTAGATGAGTTAGAAGCTAAGTTTCAGCTGTCGTTAAAAGTGCCGCTATACCAAGTTAAGTCTGATATCGACCAAGCATTTTATTTTGGTTTTACCATGCAGTCGTATTGGCAACTCTACAATAATGATATTTCATCGCCATTTCGAGAAACCAACTATCAACCCGAAGTATTTTGGATGAATTTACTGGACGATGAAAATCGTTTATGGGGTGACGAAATGGGCATAGTGCTTGGTTTTGAACACCAATCAAATGGCCGAAATATTCCACTTTCACGTTCATGGAATCGAATTTATGCGAACCTGTTTTGGGAGCAAGATGGCTTTGTGTTTAGCTTTAGGCCTTGGTACCGCATCCCTGAAGAAGAAAGACGCAACGAAGATGACCCAACTGGTGATGATAACCCAGATATTGATGACTACATGGGACACTTTGAGTTTGCAACGATTTATCGCTATGAAGAACATGAATTTACCGTAATGTTACGCAACAACTTAAAGTCAGATAACAAAGGTGCAGTGCAGCTTGATTGGTCATTCCCTGCGTGGGGTCGTTTACGAGGTTACGCGCAATATTACAATGGTTATGGCGAAAGTTTAATTGATTACAACCAACACATTGAACGCTTTGGTGTAGGTATTTTATTAACTGACTTTTTATAA
- a CDS encoding PLP-dependent decarboxylase, with amino-acid sequence MSFLSTPQRQLLAELCQQTDLPFYLYDLDKLEAHLTQLTSQNVVKLWYAVKANPLSAIIQTLDKCGFDFDVASSGELNQVLAQGIDAKRVLNTGPAKSKKQIRHFLDKGVRTFVAESHNQVAWLNQAASEHNLTLRILLRVQLRWPDSEKNPLGGDSLTPFGLGCDEWSTLNIADYPALDFAGLHIFQWGNMLSTEKLAELWRAMIAPLQSLSKQLGFDLRILDLGGGLGIPYCTSSTELVWQELVDALATIKHSVGCEELWMELGRYAVGEVGFYANPVVEQKQNYGANQLIVAGGINHILRPAVTNQAFPAELLRETDSKTKPYLVHGPLCTALDSLGEFELANDINDTDWLIFSQCGAYGFTESMPYFLCHELPAEFVVKNGVVTCVRQSESADYYLR; translated from the coding sequence ATGAGCTTTTTGAGCACACCACAACGTCAATTACTTGCAGAGCTTTGCCAACAAACAGATCTGCCATTTTATCTATACGATTTAGATAAGCTAGAAGCGCATCTAACGCAGCTTACATCACAAAATGTGGTGAAACTGTGGTACGCAGTAAAAGCAAACCCGCTTTCAGCGATTATCCAAACGTTAGATAAATGTGGCTTTGACTTTGATGTAGCAAGCAGCGGTGAACTAAACCAAGTTTTAGCCCAAGGCATAGACGCAAAACGTGTGCTCAACACTGGACCTGCAAAATCGAAAAAGCAGATCCGGCACTTTCTCGATAAAGGTGTTCGCACCTTTGTCGCTGAAAGTCACAACCAAGTGGCTTGGTTAAACCAAGCTGCTAGTGAACATAACCTAACCCTGCGCATTTTATTGCGAGTGCAATTGCGCTGGCCAGACAGTGAAAAGAATCCTCTTGGTGGCGATAGCTTAACACCGTTTGGCCTTGGCTGTGACGAATGGTCCACGTTGAATATTGCCGATTACCCAGCGCTCGACTTTGCTGGTTTACATATTTTTCAGTGGGGCAATATGCTCAGCACAGAGAAGCTAGCTGAGCTTTGGCGTGCCATGATTGCACCATTACAAAGTTTAAGTAAGCAACTCGGATTTGATCTACGTATTTTAGATTTAGGCGGCGGCCTAGGCATTCCTTATTGCACATCAAGCACAGAGCTTGTCTGGCAGGAATTAGTAGATGCATTGGCAACAATAAAGCACTCGGTAGGTTGCGAAGAGCTTTGGATGGAACTCGGCCGTTATGCGGTTGGCGAAGTGGGTTTTTATGCCAATCCTGTCGTTGAACAAAAGCAAAACTACGGTGCTAATCAACTTATTGTTGCTGGCGGCATTAACCACATTTTACGCCCTGCGGTTACCAATCAGGCATTCCCTGCGGAGTTATTGCGTGAAACAGACAGCAAAACTAAACCCTATTTAGTGCACGGACCGCTTTGTACAGCACTAGATAGCTTAGGCGAGTTTGAATTAGCCAACGATATTAACGACACTGACTGGCTTATTTTTTCCCAATGTGGCGCGTATGGCTTTACTGAAAGTATGCCGTACTTTTTATGCCATGAATTACCCGCAGAATTTGTCGTAAAAAATGGCGTCGTAACATGTGTCAGACAAAGCGAAAGCGCTGATTATTACTTGAGGTAA
- a CDS encoding 2,3,4,5-tetrahydropyridine-2,6-dicarboxylate N-succinyltransferase translates to MNWQELLKNLENGTLRAANQDENGNWHANVEVKKGILDVFKNGTNTEFPGGFVDKDNLAVRGFSAQEGVRMVPGGTSVRPGAYVASGTVIMPPAYVNIGAYIDTGTMVDSHALVGSCAQIGKNVHLSAAVQIGGVLEPVGASPVVIEDDAFIGAGCVIVEGVVVKKGAVLAPGVRLSATIPVYDCVNERVLEKGEPIPENAIVIPGSRPSSSEWGREQGLSMSCALIVKYRDEQSDASLELEEALR, encoded by the coding sequence ATGAACTGGCAAGAACTATTAAAAAACCTAGAAAACGGCACCTTACGCGCAGCAAACCAAGATGAAAATGGTAACTGGCACGCGAACGTTGAAGTTAAAAAAGGCATTTTAGATGTTTTCAAAAATGGTACTAACACTGAATTTCCAGGTGGTTTTGTAGATAAAGATAACCTTGCTGTACGCGGTTTTTCTGCACAAGAAGGTGTACGCATGGTGCCAGGTGGTACGAGTGTTCGCCCAGGTGCCTATGTTGCAAGCGGCACAGTGATTATGCCACCAGCCTATGTGAATATTGGTGCTTACATCGACACCGGCACTATGGTTGATAGCCATGCATTAGTAGGCTCATGCGCTCAAATTGGTAAAAACGTACATTTAAGTGCTGCAGTGCAAATTGGCGGTGTATTAGAGCCTGTTGGCGCAAGCCCTGTAGTAATTGAAGATGATGCATTTATCGGCGCAGGTTGTGTCATCGTTGAAGGCGTTGTAGTTAAAAAAGGTGCGGTACTAGCACCTGGCGTGCGTCTTTCTGCGACTATTCCTGTTTATGACTGTGTAAATGAGCGCGTTTTAGAAAAAGGCGAACCAATTCCAGAAAATGCGATTGTTATTCCAGGTTCACGCCCTTCATCAAGTGAATGGGGCCGCGAGCAAGGCTTAAGCATGTCATGTGCGCTTATCGTTAAATATCGTGATGAACAAAGCGATGCATCATTAGAACTGGAAGAGGCTTTACGTTAA
- a CDS encoding succinylglutamate desuccinylase/aspartoacylase family protein: MNLITQENIQVGEIANGLPLTIPVYRLKGNGTGPNVYIQANMHGAEVQGNAVIYQLLEKLKRETLASNITLVPYANPIGCNQKSGEFTLGRFDPITGTNWNRMYQNHSALVDGFVVEYQDADIATIKSAFKSRLINATAEILEGPSYALNTGKRIALNLQKLAHQADIVLDLHTGPISAKHLYCPEYAKDSARYFDIEHVLLIPNEFDGAMDEANFCPWWQLSQAYKKTGRDIPVLVEAFTVELGSQEKIDLTEAANDANSILSYLTYKEALQDSHYQPQAITRYACYLDDYLAYYAPMGGMVEYTAALGSHVKAGDTIAKILRMERYLSEQPLNEITLEQDGIAILHFASASVNQGTELYKFFTNYFEL; encoded by the coding sequence ATGAACCTAATCACCCAAGAAAACATTCAAGTTGGTGAAATTGCCAACGGCTTACCGCTGACTATTCCGGTTTATCGCCTCAAAGGAAACGGCACAGGGCCAAATGTGTATATTCAAGCCAATATGCATGGTGCAGAAGTACAAGGCAACGCGGTGATATATCAGTTACTTGAAAAACTGAAGCGCGAGACGTTGGCATCAAACATTACCTTAGTGCCTTATGCAAACCCAATTGGTTGCAACCAAAAGTCAGGAGAGTTTACCCTAGGACGATTTGATCCAATTACGGGTACCAACTGGAACCGTATGTATCAAAACCACTCGGCTTTGGTCGATGGCTTTGTTGTGGAATATCAGGATGCTGATATCGCAACAATTAAAAGTGCGTTTAAATCGCGCCTAATAAATGCAACTGCCGAAATTTTAGAAGGGCCAAGTTACGCACTCAATACGGGTAAGCGAATTGCTTTAAACTTACAAAAATTAGCGCATCAGGCAGACATTGTGCTCGACCTACACACAGGGCCAATCTCAGCGAAGCATTTATATTGCCCAGAATATGCTAAAGACAGTGCCCGTTATTTTGATATTGAGCATGTGTTACTTATTCCAAATGAATTTGATGGCGCAATGGACGAAGCGAATTTTTGTCCATGGTGGCAACTAAGCCAAGCCTATAAAAAAACAGGTCGCGACATTCCCGTTTTAGTGGAAGCCTTTACCGTTGAGCTAGGTTCACAAGAAAAGATTGACCTGACAGAAGCCGCTAACGATGCAAACAGCATACTAAGCTATTTAACGTATAAAGAAGCATTACAAGATTCTCATTACCAGCCACAAGCCATTACCCGCTACGCCTGTTATTTAGATGATTATCTTGCGTATTACGCGCCCATGGGTGGCATGGTTGAATACACAGCAGCGCTCGGTAGCCACGTAAAAGCAGGCGATACCATTGCCAAAATTTTACGTATGGAACGCTATTTATCTGAACAGCCACTAAATGAAATTACCCTAGAGCAAGATGGCATAGCAATTTTGCACTTTGCGTCAGCCAGCGTAAATCAAGGCACTGAGCTTTATAAATTTTTTACAAACTACTTTGAATTGTAA